Proteins co-encoded in one Arachis hypogaea cultivar Tifrunner chromosome 13, arahy.Tifrunner.gnm2.J5K5, whole genome shotgun sequence genomic window:
- the LOC112737696 gene encoding GRF1-interacting factor 3 produces MQQTPPMMPMMPSFPPANITTEQIQKYLDDNKKLILAILDNQNLGKLAECAQYQAQLQKNLMYLAAIADAQPQTPAMPAQMPPHPMMQPGGYYMQHPQAAAMAQQQGFFAQKMPMQYGNPHQMQDPQQQHLHQQAIQGQMGLRPGGINNGMHPLHGEAGLGGGSSGGQPSTAGPNDARGGSKQDALEAGTAGGDGQGNSAAAHNSGDGESPYLKGSEEAK; encoded by the exons ATGCAGCAGACACCCCCAATGATGCCGATGATGCCTTCCTTCCCACCTGCAAACATTACCACTGAGCAGATTCAGAAG TATCTTGATGACAACAAGAAGCTGATTCTGGCAATTTTGGACAATCAAAATCTTGGAAAACTTGCTGAATGTGCCCA GTACCAAGCTCAGCTTCAAAAGAATTTAATGTATTTAGCTGCAATTGCTGATGCCCAGCCACAAACACCAGCTATGCCTGCACAG ATGCCCCCACACCCTATGATGCAACCAGGAGGATACTATATGCAACACCCTCAGGCTGCAGCGATGGCTCAGCAACAAGGGTTCTTTGCTCAAAAGATGCCAATGCAATATGGTAACCCACATCAAATGCAGGATCCGCAGCAGCAGCATTTGCACCAGCAGGCCATCCAGGGCCAAATGGGACTGAGACCTGGAGGGATAAATAATGGCATGCATCCACTGCATGGCGAGGCTGGTCTTGGAGGTGGCAGCAGTGGTGGTCAACCTTCAACTGCAGGTCCAAATGATGCACGTGGTGGAAGCAAGCAAGATGCCCTGGAAGCTGGGACAGCAGGTGGAGATGGCCAGGGCAATTCGGCTGCTGCTCATAACAGTGGTGATGGTGAATCACCCTATCTGAAGGGATCAGAAGAAGCCAAGTGA
- the LOC112737697 gene encoding uncharacterized protein, with product MSGTPLSSHKHHLPPLKYVFMSDWWLAKPCLPLQGLAVGGIAYGQRERMFLSTVIAKRHEANVLETEDGVTLHLSSFINSSRSFQNGFPREVCEDFLLGFPDDWQKYTAHSFRAKCVDGHTGFCEPNASLHKRAIDPIPFSIRDHRSAERYDFSSSNDGILKAKTNICNEPENSIVNVLKQSVSKNSVECSNSKKTVEGERNDNIVSLKSSQSLVDTMDDGENGVLVAAPISQVVNPNNDQSLTGVFDWNPCKVHSGKSMVGSPVSTAKIRVTQSSGDCKEEHVSHTRKYSKKNLTSLKETSSCPVRRSPRLSKSTK from the exons ATGTCTGGAACTCCTCTCTCCAGTCACAAGCATCACCTCCCCCCCTTAAAATAT GTTTTCATGTCCGATTGGTGGCTTGCCAAGCCTTGCCTTCCACTCCAGGGTTTAGCGGTTGGTGGCATTGCTTATGGCCA GAGAGAGAGAATGTTCTTATCGACAGTGATTGCAAAGAGGCACGAGGCGAATGTCTTGGAGACTGAAGACGGAGTCACTCTTCACTTAAGTAGTTTCATTAACAGCTCTCGCTCGTTTCAGAATGGCTTCCCACGTGAG GTATGTGAAGACTTCTTGTTGGGATTTCCAGACGATTGGCAAAAGTACACTGCTCATAGTTTTAGAGCTAAATGTGTCGATGGGCATACTGGATTTTGTGAGCCAAATGCTTCTTTACACAAGAGGGCTATTGATCCTATCCCATTTTCCATTCGTGATCATCGTTCGGCAGAGAGATATGATTTTTCATCGTCCAATGATGGAATTCTCAAAGCAAAAACGAATATCTGCAATGAACCAGAGAATTCAATTGTCAATGTTTTAAAGCAATCCGTATCAAAAAATAGTGTGGAATGCAGTAATAGCAAGAAAACTGTGGAGGGTGAACGCAATGACAATATTGTGAGTCTTAAATCGTCTCAGTCACTTGTTGACACGATGGATGATGGTGAAAATGGAGTCTTAGTAGCTGCACCGATAAGCCAAGTTGTAAATCCAAACAACGATCAATCTTTGACAGGTGTGTTTGACTGGAATCCATGTAAAGTTCATTCTGGGAAAAGCATGGTTGGATCTCCAGTTTCGACAGCGAAAATCAGAGTAACACAATCATCGGGTGACTGCAAGGAGGAACATGTTAGTCACACTAGAAAATATTCGAAAAAAAATCTCACATCACTCAAAGAAACCAGTTCTTGTCCAGTTAGAAGATCTCCCAGGCTGTCAAAGTCAACGAAATGA